From the genome of Capsicum annuum cultivar UCD-10X-F1 chromosome 4, UCD10Xv1.1, whole genome shotgun sequence:
ACTCAATCAAACTACTAGCAAGGAAGTTTCCCTACCAAtcaatataatttgatcttaattctATATATGAGACAAAGCAAACAGGAAAATTTCAGACTTTTGTTTACCTTTTTGTTTGTGATAATATTCTTGTCTGTCTGTAGCCGTCATTGAGATTTGAGATTGAacaaattgatattttaatttaaggATATGCCTTAATATGACTGAATTCAATGAATTAATATACATCAACCATTGCTAGCTATACATACATTTCACCTACTACTAATGgagaatatttgaatttgaaatttgatccTCAAATCAAAATCTCACTAACATTACAATTTTGGAATTTAACAATACCAAACTCATCAATATAGGCTAAGGGTGATCaagaattaataatatatatatatatatatgttattttttatgaagGGAGTTCGACAGACTATCCATCATCATATGTAGTTAAGTCTCTGTGGAATCGATCGAATTACGATCTCTTCGACTTAGTCAGCAAAAGGATCTCAAAGACGATACACTAGAGTATAAAAGCCAAAATCTTTCAAAAAACGTTTTTCAACAAGCGATTGAGTGAGTAATTAACCTTGGTCTTTTAGTGTTCTACATGTTTCACAATCTAAAATCCTAAATTAATGGCGTACAAATGACTATATATTATCAAGATGGATAAAAAGTCAAAATGTTCAAAAATATTGAACGGACCTAAAAATTTTGGATAAATAATTAGCACCATTTATGTACACGTGATCAACTAGACAAGTTGATTATTGTACGGTCAATCAATTCAGTCTGTCAACAAAAGTTACATAAAAATTTCATTGGATTTTTACTATAATATGTTCCATCAAATATAATGTCCAACCCAATTTTCACTTCTAAATTCTTGCTAGCTAGATACCCACCAAAATTAGTTCGAAAAATTACTGGAGTGGGGAGTATGCAGAATTAATATGCCTGTCCAGTAAATTCTCACAAATGAGATCCGGAGAGAATAGTGTATACCGCGTATGCACACCTTATCACTATCTCGTCAAGGTAGAAAGGCTAGCTGTTCTTGATTCAAGTGCAGCATTACAAGCAAAATtaatacacttttttttttttaccaaattaatGATGTGCTTTCATAAGTTATAAGTACATCCTCTTATCGGtctcccaaaaaagaaaaaaaaaacaattccaaAGACCTAAaacaataattcaaaatatttttttgtgatgtCTAATATGCAcatgattaaagaaaaaaaatgctgAATATATAGACCGCAAAATCAGCAGATTTTTATTGAGCTACATGTTGTAGGTGCGGTTTGATGGGGAACATGTGGGGCTGATTTGACAATATTAAAACTCAATTAATCATGCAAAATGGACCCAATAATTCTACACTTACCCAAATACTTTGCGGTGAGATGATCGCGATCTCTTCATTCTTAATAAAAGATTTTAGATTCAAGTTctgtaaattgaaaaaaaattatagggGGCGGGTCGTCTCTAGATATGAGCCCTACAATGTGTGAATTCGAATAGTCGTACTCCAATACAGACGCCGAACACcagatgaaaaagaaagaaaaaattttaaaactttatttccATGTGGGCATGGTATGGACCTTTGCTTAATTCTGACATGGGCCTAAGACCAAGAAGTAATCAATCACTAAGGGCATTTTTTTTAGACTTGGGATAAGTTTTTTTAATATTGTACTTTGTTTCTAGACTTTAGTAATGTATGATAAACACTTGGTTGTTCTTCAACTATTTGTGAAGGAACCAACGTGgcttgtggtgcagtggatggagctgctccacccttaaccaaagGTCGAGGATTTgatcctgggtatggagaaaactcagTTAGGGAGCGCTTCCCCCCGAATGGAGCCCTACGCGGCGCGAATTCGGATTAATCGAGCTCCAATGCGGATACCGGACAccgaatggaaaaccaaaaaaaaactatTTGTGAAGGAAAATGGAATTAAGTCTCATAAGTTACTGTCAGGTCAGGGTAGATAATTTTACTAGCTTAGGTAGTATCTCGAGTAGCATGATGCATGTGGAATTTTGTGTGAATCAGCAAAAACCACCTTGCAAGGCTAAATACTCCAACAAAAGATTACCCCAACGATCGGAGTAAATAGATTATCTATGTATCGTTCGTTACAAGATGGTTACCATCTATCATACGACTTCCCAACAACTAGATATGAACTCAGGAAACATCAACAAACATCACATGAAGTCAGTAATAACAATTATATCCAGTGTATTTCACAAGTGGGATCGtggagaggctgtttccgatagacataTCACAAACAGTTAGTACAACAACTAAAACTGTCCGTACATTCATGTAGCGTAAAGGTCCATAATAAAAGGTACAAAACCACACCTATATACAGATTAAGAAGTACATGCTCAAGAAGTTCCAGCTTTTATAATTGAGCAGTTCTTTTTATGCATCGCAGCTCAAACTGTCGATGAATCAAGACTCGATATTTATTGAAAGCAGGGGAAACATTTTTAGATTAAGTTACAGAAAGCTCTAACGTAAGCTTACAGAACAGCTTCCATAGCAGCTGCGGTGTCTTCAGGATGGTAATGAAGTATTTCCGTCCACATCATGTCCCTTATCGTCTCTTCCCCCAAGTCCTCGTCTATGTCAAGATTGATAGGAACCTGTGCAGGGGCATCAGTGTTCGGATCATACAAAGGAGACATGTACGGGTGTTGAAGTGCTTCCATGACGCTGATTCTTTTTGAAGGGTCAAAGACGAGCATCCTCTGCAGGAGATCAATGGCCAAAGGATGAGCTTGGGGATAGAGGCGGGAAAATGGTGTTCCGGGAGAGTATGGAAGTGATTTGATGTACTTCCTCGCCTTTGGATTGTCGATAAATTCTAAATCTTCTTCCCTCTGGCTGCCAAGGATGTTGATAATCAGTTTCAGTTGGTTAAGGCATTCGGTACCTGGAAAGACGGGCTTCCTCCCTAAGAGCTCCGCGAAAATGCAACCAACAGACCATACATCAATAGAAGTTCCATAGTTGTCACAGCAAAGGAGGAGTTCCGGAGCCCTATACCAGCGTGTAActacatattcagtcatgaacTGGTCCTTGCCACTGCTTGTACGTGCAAGCCCGAAATCACAGATTTTCAGATCACAGTTAGCATTGATAAGCAGGTTCCCGGGCTTCAAGTCACGATGAAGAATATTTGCAGAATGGAGATACTTCAGACCGCGAAGCAACTGCACAAAAATAACATCAGTTTCATCAGCGAAAACAGTTAAATCAGCAAATGTCCAGTTTAGTTTTATAATCTTCTTAGCTCCTTTTTCAGTTCTCATATGCTGCAGCTCAAGGATCCCTCCTTCATGAGATTTTTCTCAAGTTTATCCACACAGAAAGAAGTTAGAGAACTAATAGGAAAAAGGAATAGCTACGCATCCTTTAGTCTAGAAGTCCCCTTCAGATGACGATGTCTACTACATGACATGTTTAAAGGAGGTCTGGGGGAATATGAAGAGTGCAGAATAAAACCAGTTCCCGCCTTGATGTGTCAGACTCCTGGATCACTAGAAAATTTGTGTTCTACAAACAGAAACCAAATTAGATacggaaaaaccataaccaactaacCCAAGGTTCCAAGAATGGTGGATTCTGGAAAGGGGCAAAGAGAACATTCTGGAAAATGGATTAGACGAATTAGCAGGAGTGGATGAATCAAACAAGGAGGAAATCGTGATTAATGTAGGagtatgttgctcggactcttcaaaaatgcctACAGGTGcatgttggatcctccaaaagtaatgcatttttggagaatctgaaACGGTTGTGGCAGCATTTCTGAAGAGTCTGGGCAACGTAAGGCCATATCTCGACTTCTTGAAAGTGGGAAGGTGGCAGAAACTCCTAAAGTGAAGCTTCACAACACTTCAGCAGAGTCTTGTCTTGAAGAGAGAAAGCCGGAAACACAGGATAGTATGCCCATTTTTGAGTGGTGCTTTACTTTTGGACCTGGATGAGCATATGAGCATCTGAAGAACTAGTACAAGCTGAGAAGAGGAGCATCAAGATAAAAATTTCACGAGATTCTTATATTGATCGTCTTCCATCTGAATTTCATCTCATTTGAAAGGAAAATGAAAATTAGAATTATTGAATAAAAACAGAGAGATACTATAGGTTGAATGGTTTCAGGCAGTAAGTTCATGCAGTCAGAGATTTCACACATACTTTAACGGAAAGCAAGAAAACAAAAAGGTATGTCtacatatgtgtatatagttTCACAATGTTATTCACCATAGGCATGTTACTAAGGAACTAATGCTTTCTGGTACTGGAAAAAAGATTCTGCAAGATGCATGACACTACAGACAAAATGTAGAAAAGATCTTtcctatattttttaaatcatcgacaaaaagtgaaaaaaactTCAACACCAAATTGAGAGAGCTAAATTCCCAAAACAAATATGCATCGATATTTCTTATAAGAGTAAGTTGTGCTATGGGTTGATTTGCATAAGTATGCTAGAACTGATCTTCAAATATGCAACTTCTAAACttcatcaaaaagaaaatataggTGCAAGTTGTTTCATAATACGTCGCTAGCTGTCTGATGGGGACTGGGGAGAGTGGGCATTTTGAGGAAGGACAGGAGGGCATGCAAGAGGTAGAATAGAGTAGAATGTAAGTATTCGACGAGTTTGATGGACTAGTCGAAAGCAGTAAACATCCCTTAGTCTCCTATTGAAGAGACTTTACCAGATAGCAGCAATCTGGTACACAAACACTAGTTACATGTCAAGGCTTTTGTTGATATAAGTAGTGTCTCACTGCAACCATTTATCGAATCCAACCAAGATATTGAGAAGTCAACATGTGGCGAAGACAATTTGATGCATGCtatagtatttcattttattaaaaatattcattAATGACATAACCGACCATAGCATCCAGGAGCACTGGTTGACCATAAGTTCTCAAAACTATCTCATCCAAATGGCAAGGGTTTGATCCCGAAAGAAATTTCGACTTATCTAACAAAAATATGATAAGAGTCAACCCAACTAATCTGGGTCGATGTCTACTTATTGTCACAATATTATTCTTTAATAAGAGACGAGAAGTGCACGTTTAGCAACTACAACCACTTTATGTATTAAAATAGACTCACAATTCACACCAGCTAGGCACGCGTGATCACAAACATGATTCCGCTTTACTACTTCCTATCAAAGGATGATTTGATATTGTCTATTCCACCGAAATAGAGACTAGATGAGACTGGAATCTGTATAAAGCCTTATCTCAGGCACTTATTGCAGATCTGCTAAAGCTTCAATAGTAATCAAAATCTTCcaagataaaattttataaagACAGCTCAAGGAATATCAGGATTAAACTTCCGGATCATGTTCCAAGCATAAGTTTAATCAGTTTGGTTCATAATC
Proteins encoded in this window:
- the LOC107866963 gene encoding mitogen-activated protein kinase homolog NTF3 gives rise to the protein MATPVEPPNGVRTPGKHYYSMWQSLFEIDTKYVPIKPIGRGAYGIVCSSVNRETNEKVAIKKINNAFENRVDALRTLRELKLLRHLRHENVIALKDVMMPIHRRSFKDVYLVYELMDTDLHQIVKSSQTLTNDHCQYFLFQLLRGLKYLHSANILHRDLKPGNLLINANCDLKICDFGLARTSSGKDQFMTEYVVTRWYRAPELLLCCDNYGTSIDVWSVGCIFAELLGRKPVFPGTECLNQLKLIINILGSQREEDLEFIDNPKARKYIKSLPYSPGTPFSRLYPQAHPLAIDLLQRMLVFDPSKRISVMEALQHPYMSPLYDPNTDAPAQVPINLDIDEDLGEETIRDMMWTEILHYHPEDTAAAMEAVL